From one Lycium barbarum isolate Lr01 chromosome 6, ASM1917538v2, whole genome shotgun sequence genomic stretch:
- the LOC132600604 gene encoding uncharacterized protein LOC132600604 — MSWIFIGAATAAAVVAALAARPRDPEFAIISMEFTSFKLNFPVLDAELILTIKVTNPNVTSISYSSTEMSIFYDGDQLGTATVEAGSQPPRSSQVLRVPARLSGVQLAHHGKEFVANILKREMVLDATVDIQGFAKVMWWDHKFRVHVDSHVTVDPVFLDVIDQENKSALDLFVS, encoded by the exons ATGAGCTGGATTTTTATCGGCGCGGCTACGGCCGCTGCAGTGGTGGCAGCACTGGCGGCGAGGCCGCGAGACCCGGAATTTGCCATCATCTCCATGGAATTCACTTCCTTCAAGCTCAATTTCCCCGTGCTAGACGCCGAGCTCATACTCACTATCAAAGTCACAAATCCTAACGTAACCTCTATTAGCTACTCCTCGACGGAGATGTCCATTTTCTACGATGGGGACCAACTCGGCACCGCAACTGTAGAAGCCGGCTCACAACCGCCGCGTTCCTCCCAG GTCCTCCGTGTTCCTGCGAGGCTAAGCGGAGTACAATTGGCTCATCACGGCAAGGAATTCGTTGCCAATATATTGAAACGAGAGATGGTTCTTGATGCTACAGTGGATATACAAGGATTTGCTAAGGTGATGTGGTGGGACCATAAGTTCCGTGTGCACGTGGATAGTCACGTGACTGTCGACCCAGTTTTTCTTGACGTTATTGACCAGGAAAATAAGTCAGCTTTGGATCTCTTCGTTAGTTGA
- the LOC132600605 gene encoding uncharacterized protein LOC132600605 produces MSKEGRRRRNGPSWSWTSAFVGAATAAAAVAALSSKPRDPDFHLISIDLTSFKLNFPVLDAELILTVHVTNPNVTSITYSSTEMSIFYSGEHLGSARVKAGSQPPRSCQVLRLPARLSGGQLAHHGKKFVADVAKREMVLDSTVDIEGFAKLLWWDHKFRVHVDSHVTVDPVFLDVIDQENKSALEIFVR; encoded by the coding sequence ATGAgcaaagaaggaagaagaagacgaAACGGACCTTCATGGAGCTGGACCTCCGCCTTCGTCGGCGCGGCTACCGCCGCCGCCGCAGTAGCCGCACTCTCCTCAAAACCACGTGATCCAGATTTCCACCTCATATCCATCGACTTAACTTCCTTCAAGCTCAATTTCCCCGTCTTAGACGCCGAGCTCATACTCACTGTCCACGTCACTAACCCTAACGTAACCTCAATTACCTACTCCTCAACAGAAATGTCAATTTTCTACTCCGGCGAACACCTCGGCTCGgctcgggtcaaagccggatcaCAGCCGCCGAGGTCATGTCAAGTGTTACGGCTTCCGGCGAGGCTTAGTGGAGGACAGCTGGCACATCACGGGAAGAAATTTGTTGCTGACGTGGCGAAGAGAGAGATGGTGCTGGATTCTACTGTGGATATAGAAGGATTTGCTAAATTGTTGTGGTGGGACCATAAGTTTCGTGTGCACGTGGATAGTCACGTGACTGTTGATCCGGTTTTTCTTGATGTTATTGATCAAGAAAATAAATCGGCTTTGGAGATCTTTGTTAGATGA
- the LOC132600603 gene encoding putative late blight resistance protein homolog R1B-17 isoform X1 — MAYAAVTSLMSTLGLLMQSNSCLNLPQEKQTESLCKKIRERIQSFREKLRLLQECLENLDKNIDDRKAVERCEGKIKLAARDAEYGTESVLEKIYKAENEKVRREAYEELYKRLQQASKSINSNCGKLTQSMKSTGLQAATTSLVHSFDLPEHSPQLDNCMVGHVNELEDMKSKLMETLSNESEIVAIVGMGGIGKTTFARRVYDDPTIKSHFDILAWATMSKQYCVRRMLLQLLHCIPSTKDVIREEMDDGDLAGKLKQRLSKRRYLIVIDDIWSTDAWDDISQWFPDCRGSHILLTTRCGNVASYAAPDYCHGVPLTITIVAGLLSKCNNALDGWEQVAQDVKSAIFKDPGRQCEKVLALSYYYLPQHLKACFLYFGVFPGDDEVNVTRLINLWVAEGLLKEADDTKSLEDVAEECLQELIDRNLVLVGQQNFCGEVETCKIHDLLHELCLRQARGENFLPVISNETWNQLAPRVSRSFIQVCLMKVRSIIGFHWLNSHDHYDPNKIHTFLYRGERVYIVDQRGNIVADCERKKTEILEFKNFKMIRVLDLRMLCLRDGVPTLFYLVHLRYLHLSINGHKCLPRFKFQNLQVLIVERENPGSVMMRIEIWRMPQLRYVQFMNTGWRCPPNIPNDEGGEHNAILEHLHTITGVGPSWCKEEIFALMPNLKKLQVVVDRNDEESLDDIRSSDDWDYLWPKNPAHDAFFKNLSAFPPTLRRLTLCGLCLNWAAMDIVGMLPNLEALELKDNACGHYSLTTWRSGRGMFSRLKFLSLHNMLFFTKWKAVDLDDHFPVLERLLLSHCKWLKEIPQEFANISTLQVIELRECSVHLAKSAKQLQQEQEDIFGCQVTNVLESNCRYG; from the exons ATGGCTTATGCTGCTGTGACCTCTCTTATGTCTACTCTAGGATTGCTAATGCAATCCAATTCATGTTTAAACCTTCCCCAAGAAAAGCAAACTGAATCTCTTTGCAAAAAAATAAGAGAACGGATTCAATCCTTTCGCGAAAAACTTCGTTTGCTACAGGAGTGTCTAGAAAACTTGGACAAGAACATTGATGATCGTAAAGCAGTCGAACGATGTGAAGGAAAGATCAAACTTGCAGCACGTGATGCAGAATATGGAACTGAATCAGTATTGGAAAAGATATATAAGGCTGAAAATGAAAAGGTTCGGAGAGAAGCTTATGAGGAGCTTTACAAGAGGTTGCAACAAGCATCTAAGTCCATTAATTCCAACTGCGGAAAGTTGACTCAAAGTATGAAGAGTACCGGTTTGCAGGCAGCAACTACTTCTCTGGTCCATAGTTTTGATCTACCAGAACATTCTCCGCAGCTTGACAACTGTATGGTCGGACATGTAAATGAGCTTGAGGATATGAAGAGTAAACTCATGGAAACCTTGTCCAATGAAAGTGAAATTGTGGCAATCGTAGGTATGGGAGGCATCGGGAAAACAACATTTGCTAGAAGAGTTTATGATGATCCAACAATAAAATCACATTTTGACATTCTAGCATGGGCTACTATGTCAAAGCAATACTGTGTTAGAAGAATGTTGTTGCAGcttcttcattgtattccatcAACCAAGGATGTAATCCGCGAGGAAATGGATGATGGTGATCTAGCTGGCAAATTGAAACAAAGGTTGTCGAAGCGCAGGTACCTAATCGTCATTGATGATATATGGAGCACTGATGCTTGGGATGATATAAGTCAATGGTTTCCAGATTGCAGAGGAAGTCACATCCTACTTACAACAAGGTGCGGTAATGTGGCCAGTTATGCTGCTCCAG ATTATTGTCACGGGGTGCCTTTGACGATTACTATAGTTGCTGGGCTTTTATCTAAATGCAACAATGCACTAGATGGATGGGAGCAAGTTGCACAAGATGTAAAATCAGCAATATTTAAAGATCCTGGTCGACAATGTGAAAAGGTCCTTGCTTTAAGTTACTATTATCTACCTCAACACCTAAAAGCTTGCTTTCTATATTTTGGGGTTTTTCCCGGAGATGATGAGGTTAACGTGACAAGATTAATCAACCTATGGGTTGCAGAGGGACTTTTGAAGGAAGCTGATGATACTAAAAGTTTGGAGGATGTAGCTGAAGAATGTTTACAAGAACTTATAGATAGAAATTTGGTTCTCGTAGGCCAGCAGAATTTTTGTGGGGAGGTGGAAACATGTAAGATCCATGATCTCTTACATGAGTTATGCTTGAGACAAGCTCGAGGTGAGAACTTCCTACCTGTTATAAGTAACGAAACATGGAACCAATTAGCCCCACGTGTCTCCCGATCATTCATACAGGTCTGTCTGATGAAAGTTCGATCAATTATTGGTTTTCATTGGTTAAACTCTCATGATCACTATGATCCAAATAAAATCCACACTTTTCTCTATCGAGGTGAACGTGTGTACATTGTTGATCAACGGGGAAATATTGTAGCTGATTGTGAAAGAAAGAAGACCGAAATATTAGAATTCAAGAATTTCAAAATGATCAGAGTGTTGGACTTGAGAATGTTATGCCTTCGTGATGGTGTTCCAACCTTATTTTATCTGGTGCATCTAAGGTACCTACATTTGTCCATTAACGGTCATAAATGTCTCCCTcgtttcaaatttcaaaatttgcaagttttgattgttgaaaGAGAAAACCCTGGGAGCGTTATGATGCGTATAGAAATTTGGAGGATGCCACAGTTAAGGTATGTTCAGTTTATGAATACAGGATGGCGATGTCCTCCGAATATTCCCAACGATGAAGGGGGGGAGCATAATGCAATATTGGAACACCTACACACCATAACCGGAGTTGGTCCATCATGGTGTAAAGAAGAAATATTTGCACTAATGCCTAACTTGAAGAAATTGCAGGTTGTGGTTGACCGCAATGATGAGGAATCCCTCGATGATATCCGGTCTTCTGATGATTGGGATTACTTGTGGCCGAAAAATCCCGCACATGATGCCTTTTTTAAAAATCTGAGCGCTTTTCCGCCAACTCTTAGAAGGCTGACATTATGCGGGTTATGTCTTAATTGGGCGGCTATGGACATTGTAGGCATGTTGCCTAACCTCGAGGCACTCGAATTGAAAGACAACGCATGCGGACATTATTCTCTGACCACGTGGAGATCCGGTAGAGGTATGTTTTCTCGATTAAAGTTCTTGTCACTACATAATATGTTATTTTTCACGAAGTGGAAAGCTGTCGATCTCGATGATCATTTTCCTGTCCTGGAGAGACTTTTGTTGTCTCATTGCAAATGGCTAAAAGAGATTCCACAAGAATTTGCTAATATTTCAACACTGCAAGTGATTGAGTTACGTGAGTGTAGTGTTCACCTGGCAAAATCAGCAAAGCAGCTTCAACAAGAGCAAGAAGACATCTTTGGATGCCAAGTTACTAATGTCCTTGAATCCAATTGTAGATACGGTTAA
- the LOC132600326 gene encoding uncharacterized protein LOC132600326: MAERFEAFNTGMGLVQEQNDSKGKVVRKNIVVNLGNTLSLLPNTTSTSSSICNISLAISPHLDPTYTIPQMASTYTPDQVAIIPNPQFSIATTQFEKSKENELAISPYRRPGKEIKSLYHEDLRKELHNLRKVVNEELCSRNFQILKYEDLCVHPNVELPSGYKIPKFNTFNGKGDPVAHLKDYCSRLIGIGHIEAVRMRLFIQSLSGSALYWYTKQDFSKWLTWEDMARGFIKQFEFNNGGDPHIADLLRIKKTPHESFQEYAIRWRLEASKIHPPLSERELISTFIQIQEDLYYDKLLGACAHNFSDLIRIGRELENAIQEGRITDSSATQAVHQTFQAEILGNLQSEMKQNQFASTTMHQAQCHKNHQTFQSYATMQCPRQQNS, translated from the coding sequence ATGGCAGAGAGATTTGAAGCTTTCAACACCGGTATGGGTTTGGTGCAAGAACAAAACGATAGCAAGGGAAAAGTGGTTCGAAAAAATATTGTAGTCAATCTGGGAAATACCttaagccttcttcctaacacaacctCAACTTCCAGCTCAATTTGTAACATTTCCTTAGCCATTTCGCCTCACTTAGATCCTACCTATACCATTCCACAAATGGCTTCAACCTACACTCCCGATCAAGTAGCGATAATTCCTAATCCTCAATTTTCCATAGCCACCACTCAATTCGAGAAAAGTAAGGAAAACGAACTGGCAATATCCCCATACAGGAGGCCTGGAAAGGAAATCAAGTCGCTTTACCATGAAGATTTGAGAAAAGAACTCCACAATTTGAGGAAAGTCGTTAATGAAGAGTTATGTTCAAGGAATTTCCAGATTTTGAAGTATGAAGATTTATGTGTGCATCCAAACGTTGAGCTTCCGTCAGGGTACAAAATACCTAAGTTTAACACTTTCAATGGGAAGGGAGATCCCGTCGCTCATTTAAAAGACTATTGCAGCAGATTAATTGGTATTGGACATATTGAAGCCGTACGAATGAGATTGTTCATTCAAAGTTTATCAGGATCAGCACTCTATTGGTACACTAAACAAGATTTTAGCAAATGGCTTACGTGGGAAGATATGGCCCGCGGATTTATAAAGCAATTCGAGTTTAACAATGGAGGCGATCCGCACATAGCCGATTTGCTTAGAATAAAGAAAACGCCACATGAGTCTTTCCAAGAATATGCCATACGATGGAGGttagaagcttcaaaaatacatccTCCATTATCCGAGAGGGAATTGATCTCAACCTTCATCCAAATTCAGGAAGACTTATATTATGATAAGTTGCTCGGAGCTTGTGCACACAACTTCTCTGATTTGATTAGGATTGGTAGAGAACTAGAAAATGCCATTCAAGAAGGGAGAATTACAGATAGCTCAGCAACACAAGCCGTTCACCAAACCTTCCAAGCGGAGATACTAGGAAATTTGCAAAGTGAAATGAAGCAAAACCAATTTGCTTCCACGACTATGCATCAAGCGCAATGCCATAAAAATCACCAAACTTTTCAATCTTATGCCACTATGCAATGTCCTCGTCAGCAAAACTCCTAG
- the LOC132600603 gene encoding putative late blight resistance protein homolog R1B-17 isoform X2, giving the protein MAYAAVTSLMSTLGLLMQSNSCLNLPQEKQTESLCKKIRERIQSFREKLRLLQECLENLDKNIDDRKAVERCEGKIKLAARDAEYGTESVLEKIYKAENEKVRREAYEELYKRLQQASKSINSNCGKLTQSMKSTGLQAATTSLVHSFDLPEHSPQLDNCMVGHVNELEDMKSKLMETLSNESEIVAIVGMGGIGKTTFARRVYDDPTIKSHFDILAWATMSKQYCVRRMLLQLLHCIPSTKDVIREEMDDGDLAGKLKQRLSKRRYLIVIDDIWSTDAWDDISQWFPDCRGSHILLTTRCGNVASYAAPGKPPRHMSFLCAKESWELLQSKVQLSPELLEVGMKIADYCHGVPLTITIVAGLLSKCNNALDGWEQVAQDVKSAIFKDPGRQCEKVLALSYYYLPQHLKACFLYFGVFPGDDEVNVTRLINLWVAEGLLKEADDTKSLEDVAEECLQELIDRNLVLVGQQNFCGEVETCKIHDLLHELCLRQARGENFLPVISNETWNQLAPRVSRSFIQVCLMKVRSIIGFHWLNSHDHYDPNKIHTFLYRGERVYIVDQRGNIVADCERKKTEILEFKNFKMIRVLDLRMLCLRDGVPTLFYLVHLRYLHLSINGHKCLPRFKFQNLQVLIVERENPGSVMMRIEIWRMPQLRYVQFMNTGWRCPPNIPNDEGGEHNAILEHLHTITGVGPSWCKEEIFALMPNLKKLQVVVDRNDEESLDDIRSSDDWDYLWPKNPAHDAFFKNLSAFPPTLRRLTLCGLCLNWAAMDIVGMLPNLEALELKDNACGHYSLTTWRSGREND; this is encoded by the exons ATGGCTTATGCTGCTGTGACCTCTCTTATGTCTACTCTAGGATTGCTAATGCAATCCAATTCATGTTTAAACCTTCCCCAAGAAAAGCAAACTGAATCTCTTTGCAAAAAAATAAGAGAACGGATTCAATCCTTTCGCGAAAAACTTCGTTTGCTACAGGAGTGTCTAGAAAACTTGGACAAGAACATTGATGATCGTAAAGCAGTCGAACGATGTGAAGGAAAGATCAAACTTGCAGCACGTGATGCAGAATATGGAACTGAATCAGTATTGGAAAAGATATATAAGGCTGAAAATGAAAAGGTTCGGAGAGAAGCTTATGAGGAGCTTTACAAGAGGTTGCAACAAGCATCTAAGTCCATTAATTCCAACTGCGGAAAGTTGACTCAAAGTATGAAGAGTACCGGTTTGCAGGCAGCAACTACTTCTCTGGTCCATAGTTTTGATCTACCAGAACATTCTCCGCAGCTTGACAACTGTATGGTCGGACATGTAAATGAGCTTGAGGATATGAAGAGTAAACTCATGGAAACCTTGTCCAATGAAAGTGAAATTGTGGCAATCGTAGGTATGGGAGGCATCGGGAAAACAACATTTGCTAGAAGAGTTTATGATGATCCAACAATAAAATCACATTTTGACATTCTAGCATGGGCTACTATGTCAAAGCAATACTGTGTTAGAAGAATGTTGTTGCAGcttcttcattgtattccatcAACCAAGGATGTAATCCGCGAGGAAATGGATGATGGTGATCTAGCTGGCAAATTGAAACAAAGGTTGTCGAAGCGCAGGTACCTAATCGTCATTGATGATATATGGAGCACTGATGCTTGGGATGATATAAGTCAATGGTTTCCAGATTGCAGAGGAAGTCACATCCTACTTACAACAAGGTGCGGTAATGTGGCCAGTTATGCTGCTCCAGGTAAGCCTCCTCGTCACATGTCTTTTCTATGTGCAAAAGAAAGTTGGGAACTATTGCAATCGAAGGTACAACTTTCCCCGGAATTATtggaagttggaatgaaaattGCAGATTATTGTCACGGGGTGCCTTTGACGATTACTATAGTTGCTGGGCTTTTATCTAAATGCAACAATGCACTAGATGGATGGGAGCAAGTTGCACAAGATGTAAAATCAGCAATATTTAAAGATCCTGGTCGACAATGTGAAAAGGTCCTTGCTTTAAGTTACTATTATCTACCTCAACACCTAAAAGCTTGCTTTCTATATTTTGGGGTTTTTCCCGGAGATGATGAGGTTAACGTGACAAGATTAATCAACCTATGGGTTGCAGAGGGACTTTTGAAGGAAGCTGATGATACTAAAAGTTTGGAGGATGTAGCTGAAGAATGTTTACAAGAACTTATAGATAGAAATTTGGTTCTCGTAGGCCAGCAGAATTTTTGTGGGGAGGTGGAAACATGTAAGATCCATGATCTCTTACATGAGTTATGCTTGAGACAAGCTCGAGGTGAGAACTTCCTACCTGTTATAAGTAACGAAACATGGAACCAATTAGCCCCACGTGTCTCCCGATCATTCATACAGGTCTGTCTGATGAAAGTTCGATCAATTATTGGTTTTCATTGGTTAAACTCTCATGATCACTATGATCCAAATAAAATCCACACTTTTCTCTATCGAGGTGAACGTGTGTACATTGTTGATCAACGGGGAAATATTGTAGCTGATTGTGAAAGAAAGAAGACCGAAATATTAGAATTCAAGAATTTCAAAATGATCAGAGTGTTGGACTTGAGAATGTTATGCCTTCGTGATGGTGTTCCAACCTTATTTTATCTGGTGCATCTAAGGTACCTACATTTGTCCATTAACGGTCATAAATGTCTCCCTcgtttcaaatttcaaaatttgcaagttttgattgttgaaaGAGAAAACCCTGGGAGCGTTATGATGCGTATAGAAATTTGGAGGATGCCACAGTTAAGGTATGTTCAGTTTATGAATACAGGATGGCGATGTCCTCCGAATATTCCCAACGATGAAGGGGGGGAGCATAATGCAATATTGGAACACCTACACACCATAACCGGAGTTGGTCCATCATGGTGTAAAGAAGAAATATTTGCACTAATGCCTAACTTGAAGAAATTGCAGGTTGTGGTTGACCGCAATGATGAGGAATCCCTCGATGATATCCGGTCTTCTGATGATTGGGATTACTTGTGGCCGAAAAATCCCGCACATGATGCCTTTTTTAAAAATCTGAGCGCTTTTCCGCCAACTCTTAGAAGGCTGACATTATGCGGGTTATGTCTTAATTGGGCGGCTATGGACATTGTAGGCATGTTGCCTAACCTCGAGGCACTCGAATTGAAAGACAACGCATGCGGACATTATTCTCTGACCACGTGGAGATCCGGTAGAG AAAATGATTGA